The Ostrea edulis chromosome 1, xbOstEdul1.1, whole genome shotgun sequence genomic sequence GTGCGAGAAAAGCATCAATATTCTTATTCTGACTAATCCGTGATTAATCTTTGCTAAGAGCAAACAAATTAATATAACGTCCTTGGATTGGAAACCAATTCTCGCGGGACGGGTCTTTAGATAACTACATGCCGATCGGTGGAAGGACAACCGATGGTGCACTTTCAAGGTGACTTGAGAAAAAGAAAGTTAACTCTGTTTGTTTTGGCGCGGTTTCCACACTAGAGTTCTTTAATGACAGGTTATGTTACCCCGAGTTGTAAGGTATACACTTGATTGTGAAACATAATTATAGTGCACCGTGCAGGGTCACCTTAAAGGAGTATGAACAGTCTATCATGTTGCTGCATTTGCAGCTTGAGTTCAAGTCTCCAAATAAATCTGTTTAAGCAGCAACACAACCAGATCGTATGGAAGACGTTGTTTTGCCTTTTCCGTGTCAGTGATTCGTTAAAGTTCGAGTATATCAAAGAAGGGTTATGTACACAACTCCAATTCTATATAGGTGTATGTCTATACATTGTGGAATGTTGCGTTGGATGACTGCCATGATTTCTGGTTAGAAATGTGAACACTGGCGACATCTGCATCATTCACCACAGTCATCACTCCCACGTAACAAGACAATTACACGGATGCTAATTATTTTCTGTCAGTTCAACAGAACATTATTTACTTTCcaactttatacatgtataaaactatttcaaaaacaacatttaaaatcaaatgtatGAGGTTCAAGATTCCTCAATGAATGACAGCATGAAAATGAGACTTCCTGCGTAGGAGATATTACATCATGTGTACAGATCGAAATCGATCCTCTTTGAGCTGTAGAAAGGCCCGTCTTTGTTTGAGGTTTTCCTGACATAGACTCCTGCCGGGAAATAGTCCTCCTCGGTCCATGTCAACATCTGGGAGCTGGTGAACGGTCCGTGCACTTCCTCGTCATCCATCTTCCATTTGTACTCCCACTTCACTTCCGCGGACGTGGCGGAGGAATCTTCTGGAGGAACGTGGAGAGAACTAATTAGTGTCAAACTACACAAAAACGACTTTCATATTTCGTAATTACCTCAAAATTATGTGGACTGTTTATGAAGGTTTAAATGTCAAACATTCATGATTTAGATATACTAAACAAACCTTTCTAACGCCCCACCCAAGGCATTGTACCGTAATTATGTTTCATCATTTTAAATGTACCGtaattatgtttcaaaattttaaatgtacCGTAATTATGTTTCATCATTTCAAATATAACTATTGATCAGTATAAAGGATAACgagttaaaacaatatttttgtctttaatcATAAATCACTGAACCCTCTCATTGAGAAACAAAGACTTTTGGGTACcctaaaatttgaaaatcgcAACATTTAATACCGCGTGTGTCCCCCATTCCCATGGATAACAGCTAAACAGCTGCCCCTGATAGCGTACATGTAAGTGTTTAGAAACTTGAGGAAGGTTCTTACATGAGTTTATGAGGTCTCTTTCAAGCTTTGCCAGATTCTGTATAGCGAACGAAAACAAACCTCTCATAAACTGCGTCCACCTTCGAAAACAATAATAGCTCTTGAACGTTCTTGTGCAGACATGCGCCGCATTTTATTTCAGTCATTTTATGTTTTCCTAAACCACTAAATATATAAAACCcaataaaacaatgatatttgAAAACCTATCATAAAATCCAATCGAACACGCGTGGCATGCTTTTCATCGTATTTGGTCACAGTCCAGTAATTACAAAGTTCTGCGATCCAATTTTTTGCTGACTTGAAACCGAAGGCATTTAATCAagtttaaaatatctttttcatttataatttacTGCGATAATTTGTTTATTATCTAAATTATAAAAGAGGGCCCTTAGAAAGTTTGATTAATATAGTAAACTAGAACAAGAGTTTCAAGGGCCACATtggtcaccttggcccatatttataaagattttccctatattcacatgtaaaactttgatcccctattgtggaccaaACATATCCCTGAAGGTCAtggttttacaaacttgaatctgcattatgtcaggaagctttcatgtaaatttgaacttttctggtccagtggttcttgagaagaatatttttaaatgaccccaccctatttttgcaattatctctcatttaaagggggcatgacctttcatttgaacagacttgaattcccttcacccaaggatgatttgcgccaagtttggttgaaattggccgagtggctctggagaagatgaaaatctGAAAAGTTTAACACGCCAACGATGGACAACAGAAAGTTTCGAttaaaaaagctcacttgagcctgagtgagctaaaaatgattgacaatttttttgtttacataattgTTAATATTCAGACATAACTTCATCTGTAAATAATTCTGAATGACAAAATAAACACACCTGATTTTGAATCCCCACTTTCCCTTGGTTCCGGTTTTGTGGCCTCTGTGTCCTTTTCTTTGCTGCCATCTTTTGCACTGCTCTCTTTATCTTTTGCGCTGctctctttatcaaaattgtcaGCAAACATATCTAAGGCATCATCATTGTCCACACCTTCTGGAATCTCAGTTTTTGAAGGTTCAAACTTTTTTAACAGATAATTCACTTTTTCATGTGTCATTTCGTACACCTCCATGTTCCCACTACTCAGCACTTTATCCGCGAGCTCAGTCAGCCGTAAGAACTTCTCCCTATCCTCTTCCGACTGTTCGTCTCCTGCCTGTGTTTTCTGTTTCTTCGTTTTCCACCTCTGACTTGCGGACTGAATTTTTCCCTTTTTACCCCCTAGTCTACGAAGCGCTTTAGCAATTGTTTCACTCGGCTGTAACAAGGACAGTATTTCTGTAAAAATGCCCTTCTCATCAAAATCGTCTTCTTCATCTGACTCTGAATCATCACTGTCATCAATTTTACCCTTTTCTTTCTCTTTGATTTTGACCCAGTCGATATTTTCAATCCAGCTGTCCTGGATTTCCTATAGAAAGGAATGGTTTTATTACAAGCACTTAAAACATGTACTAAACTTCATCAAAGAATACAGAATGTCAATGATAGACAACCTATTTCAATGGTGAATTCCCTTCACTTTTGGTATATAGGTGCCTCAACCTTTCCATAAAGCTCCCCCAACCCCCACAAAATGTGTCTCATGTGAAAAATAATCCTATTCAAATCACAATTTGCATTCCTTGATCTGTCCATTTAGCTCCTATCTGCCCAAATACTGGTAATGGATGGTATGTACATCATTCTCTAATTTCTCTTAAAGTTTGAGTTTGTATATCAAGTATTCTGTTCTTATCCGATGTCTGTTTTTAGGAATAGATACCACTGTGGAGGGTAcaagtaaacaagaggcccatgggccacatcgctcacctgagtcaccttggcccatatctgaagactttccatatatatttgcatgtaaaaccttagtccctattatggcccaaactaccctttgcaaacttgaatctacactatgtcagaaagctttcatgtaaatgtcaacttctttggcccaatggttcttgagaagaagatttttaaagctttttcctatatttgtatgcaaaactttgatctcccttgtggccccatcctacccccgggggccatgatttgaacaaacttgaatctgcattatgtcaggaagctttcatgtaaatctcagcttttctggcttagtggttcttgagaagaagatttttaaagtttttccctatatatttgtatgcaaaactttgatccccccttggggccccatcctatccccgggggccatgatttgaacaaacttgaatgtgcactatgtcagaaagttttcatgtaaaaataagcttttctgactcagtggttcttgagaagaagatttttaaagacttttcctatatatgtgtatgtaaaactttgatcccctattgtggccccatccaacccccggagcccatgatttgaacaaacttgaatctgcattatgtcaggaagctttcatgtaaatatcagcttttctggcttagtggttcttgagaagaagatttttaaagtttttccctatatatttgtgtgtaaaactttgatccccccttggggccacatcttatccccgggggccatgatttgaacaaacttgaatctgcaatatgtcaggaagctttcaggtaaatttcagctcttctggcccagtggttcttgagaagaagatttttaaatgaccccaccctatttttgcatttttgtgattatctcccctttgaaagggacatggcccttcatttgaacaaacttgaaagcccttcacccaaggatgcttttggccatgtttggttgaaattggcccagtggttctggagaagaagtcgaaaatgtgaaaagtttaacagacagacggacagacagacagacgacggacaaaaagcgatcagaaaagctcacttgaacctttggttcaggtgagctaaaaagtactCAAAAATGAAAGCGGGAATGCAGTTGCTGGTAATTGATAGATTAattaatttaacaaattaattacTAGAAAAGAAAAATTGCTATTTACACTGATGTTAAAAAGTGCTAATCATTTGCACTGCATTCAAAAGAATTTTTACTGACAGTTAAATTTCCACTGAAACAACAAGAATTAATTTCTTATTCAATTCTTTTACACATTCACTCCTTGCCTTGCTTTTCTATATCCCCATTCCTGGCTACTTCTAGTAGccaaaattgtatattattaACCAGCAATACGTACTGGACACCCAGAATAATCTACCCTTAAAAGTTATGCACAAAGAAGTCGCTAAAGCATTTTCCTCACTGGGTACCAGCCATCTTTTGTTAATGTCAATGTATATTCTATAAAATACATTAAGTCTGAAAAATAAATCAGGAAACGGTGTACTTTTGTAACTATAGGAGAGAACTTTATATTTACTAATGCTACAATGCATTAAAAGAATCCATTAAATTTGCAATTAACTTGATAAAACCATTTTTTAGAACATCTACTATTTAAGGGAAGACCACTCAAAGAACAATCAAGTACTAAAAATACAGATTTAATAGCACCATGTGTctgaatttagaaatttgcaTGAAACATGGCTTTAGTTTGGTAATATTAACAAGATGTTATACAAGTAATACTTTACTAAATGTGCAATCCACCgcaaattcaataaaatttgCCACTGCTATACTAATAAGGTTTCCTAAAGGTAActtaaatttacaacatttatatGAACAATTCCCTTTATAAATAATTGGTGCCCTATAATTAAAGATACAACTAGTTTGCTTTGGTAACACAGTCAACATTAGGTGGTATTGAACTATTAGTGCCTGTCATCCaattgattgaaattcacctaCTGCCAATAAGCGCGCCATCGCTTAAATTCTGCATTTAAAAAGTACACTCCATCTTTCTTTTGTAAGAATTCATTCCCTGTGATTCCCTGATTATATGTTGGTTTTTCAAGAATAACTGTCTCCTTTTTGATGTCTTAGATTTAAGTAAATCTCTCAAATTCAGTAAATCTCTCAAATAAACTCAAGTATATCTTGATTAccttttaataaaaatggaactcttttgtagtattttaacaGATATAACACACCAAAAATGTAGGAACTCTGAATGCACAGTCCTTGTAGTTGTTCTTGTTTGTTCCTTAACCTTTAACCTAGACTCCTCGAGAAATTACATGTCACATGAGACATCTAAGAATGTACCTTTGTTTTATCAAATATGTACATGCCATCCTTATCAAAATGGCCTTCCTCCAACTCTTCCTTCATGTTGAAAGGGGTAATCTTAATTCCTTCATAAGAATCTATTGTAGTATCCTCTTGCCCTGAAAGATAAAATAAGTAacatgaatatgttttatagATCATTTATATTAACGAATGGAATGAGAGTAAATTCCAGTCCTAAACATATCTAAAATTATTTCAGTGAAAAGTGGCTTACACAATAGCTTCATTAAATTCCATTGCATGTGAtatcattctctacccagagttccatgCGCTAGCACTACACCTCtatcaacggctttttacagaaatcttgtaaaagtctttaatatccaacatttatgtttttggacaaaatatatagtcatattatgaaatgtttttggtgcaattaaattgatgcttactgtaaattgtttaaaattgcCGTTTTCTGgtcctaaatttggaactacttcgtaatatgtgtatgaatgtaggacattcacatggtggagatttaaatgtaaacatggaatcataagtaagaaaggctgtaaaaatacaataaaacttgtaaaataagagacaaacagctaaatggtaaatgtGTGCTTATtaaagtgccagtgggctatgaaaagagcctgatgtatcacctgttgccagaacttttaaagggaaaggaaaccgagaatgattgtttatatcatgtgattatattgtcacgtgattccaagcgttgacagaggtgtatgtgaagcttgcgtaacgcgccctctggtgagagaatgatgtGATATAGGACTTAGTCATGTCACAAAGCATGGAAGAGCGGGTAATATTCCATTGTATCTGATATAGGACTATTttatatagaactatcattcttgtctttaaagttttacatgctctAACTCCCaattatttagatgtttttcagtatgttcatgaaattagcagtagatataccagattaagtcaaagtaattcattatatatctaGAGGGTAATGACACAATAATTTAGAAaatcttttacaatttacggttCACAGTTACGGAATAATATcccaaaatttttaaaatattacccaacattggaaacttttaTTTCTGCTTATCTTAGAAAAAAGTTTTCACTcaggaaattaaaaccatatatatagatttgtttttgattattttcagttttatttttatttatctattttcagttttaaatatgtagataacgtacatgtatgtttgtatgcaacataccttcatatactatttcatattgtacaatgtatctgcataatactgctgtctgtatatatttttttaggaacacaatgtaaactagtttttaaactaattgtgctatcctgtttaaataaaggacattattattatcattattataggACTTAGTCATGTCACAAAGCATGGAAAAGGGGGCAATATTCCATTGCAAGTGATATAGGATTTATTCATGTCACAAAGCGTGGAAGAGTGGGCAATATTCCATTTAGATCTACCACTGGATACACCGTTTTGTTTTGACACTCACACACTTCATttggatatatacatatatctaacaCTTTCAACAACTAATATCAATTTGAGACTTGTGCATGagtaaagaagtaggtacagtttctacagtcatctggcccaaaatattgatgatttcacttggagctaaaatcctggcattcaattaaggaatagtttagcaaccccaaaattcactcagtttgatcagcaaaatgatctatgtcatatgacgagagcttgaagttggcataaaattgcaaaaatgccattttcaatgaaaatatccacaaattcaggtggttttccttttagaaaacatacagcgcatgcgtcgagcaaattcatattgaagcatgtttttcatctcaaaataatacacaatatatatcattttcattttgctcgacaaatgcgcacatcttttcctgagcaataatttgtatgacatttgacagttttcaggcttattttgagaaaaaggcgggaaatgtcttattcatgatgtcataatgctatccatttaggactatcattctgattttgttgacatagtatacctggcatttattttactttcttaaaacgctgattaaggttaattccagacacattttatagagagaaattttttgggcctttttatgtatacaaccgtaccttgttctttgtaAACCCTAGTTCAATACGGCATATATTATCCTTCAAAAATCTTCAATGGACAAGGATCCACAACAATGCCACTTTTacatatcaaaaatgaaattctaaaAGTGTGTGTAAAAAGCACTAAATTTCACCCAAAGCCAAAGCACTAGGATTAGGCTTGTAAGAGTTGATACACACTAACTTTGGTCTAGTGAAGAATGAAGTTCTTCAGAAAAGTCTTTACTTGTTTCTCATATATACCTATGGCTACATGAGAAAGTTGAAGAGAAATACACAACTGTATTGAAACAAACAATGCTTAATATCACCTATCCACTGATTTGTTTGGTTGTACATGTCATGGAGAATTTGAGCTTAATGATTTACTCTAGTACTAGCCCAATTGTGATGttcagaaaaatatttttgatatgcaCTGTACTCATACAGCAGTTAAGTTGTCTGCACTTTGATTACCTAATGAACTGATCAGATATGTATTTAGCGTGAGCTGCAAAGTTTTCAACGCACAAATAAAGCTTATCGGAAACATTCCATAATCAAATAAGAAGTTGAGATCAAGAAAATTATGAAAAGttgcataaaaatatttgtaattttgtattctgtaaTAAAATTTCCTTATCTGCTGGACCGTCTCCATGTGTGATCGTTACTGTCTACTGATGAAGATTGTAATAATTAAACCAGTATTAATTACTTCAAATCTTAAGACAGAAATTGATCTTTCCGAAATATACCAAGGCACCAGCACAAAGATGACTACAAATGTTTTTGTATATCCATTGGCAATCACTTGCCCAAATAGTTACATGCTATACCTATAGTTTTTATCGTTGTGGACAAAGAACATGTGAAAATGTATCAACAGCGCAGGGCTTGAAATTAacacattttggaaaatatacaagtttaaGAAATCTTATGCatacatttggcatgcttcgatctgtagatatcaaacgaatctgattcgtaaattatGAATCCcacataagtgttacaatattgtctatGGCCTATTGagttcaattttattttaataacattatcaaaatatgtttaattatttctggaaaactctgttggactggtaaatttttctgcggactggttgaaattataccccatcagtccgactggactggtgacatataGTTAGCTTTAAGCCCTGCAGCGAGTATtcagtaagtgttgatttccttacGACAAATGCATTTGTTAATGTGAAAG encodes the following:
- the LOC125664090 gene encoding CD2 antigen cytoplasmic tail-binding protein 2-like isoform X1, whose translation is MSKRKIDEDSVESSINEIYDTTDEKHGRFKEKHSLDSDEEEEEMGQDYEILPEDDIEGQEDTTIDSYEGIKITPFNMKEELEEGHFDKDGMYIFDKTKEIQDSWIENIDWVKIKEKEKGKIDDSDDSESDEEDDFDEKGIFTEILSLLQPSETIAKALRRLGGKKGKIQSASQRWKTKKQKTQAGDEQSEEDREKFLRLTELADKVLSSGNMEVYEMTHEKVNYLLKKFEPSKTEIPEGVDNDDALDMFADNFDKESSAKDKESSAKDGSKEKDTEATKPEPRESGDSKSEDSSATSAEVKWEYKWKMDDEEVHGPFTSSQMLTWTEEDYFPAGVYVRKTSNKDGPFYSSKRIDFDLYT
- the LOC125664090 gene encoding CD2 antigen cytoplasmic tail-binding protein 2-like isoform X2 encodes the protein MSKRKIDEDSVESSINEIYDTTDEKHGRFKEKHSLDSDEEEEEMGQDYEILPEDDIEGQEDTTIDSYEGIKITPFNMKEELEEGHFDKDGMYIFDKTKEIQDSWIENIDWVKIKEKEKGKIDDSDDSESDEEDDFDEKGIFTEILSLLQPSETIAKALRRLGGKKGKIQSASQRWKTKKQKTQAGDEQSEEDREKFLRLTELADKVLSSGNMEVYEMTHEKVNYLLKKFEPSKTEIPEGVDNDDALDMFADNFDKESSAKDKESSAKDGSKEKDTEATKPEPRESGDSKSGGRSL